The Bacillaceae bacterium IKA-2 DNA window CTCTTACAACAAGGCTTGATAATGACTCTTGATATTCTCCCCACTCGCCTCTTTCCCAGCGGCCGCCAACCTCTGTGAGAAAAGGTAAAACAACATATTGAAGAAAATTGGCTAAGCCATTTTGATAATAGGCATCCTGTAATATCATATTCATCCCAAGATCATTGCACTCTGTTCCTTCACGCAATAGATTTAAGACAATCTCATTTCTTATTTGTGGTTTTTTGACTGGTCGTATTTTAGTTGGGATTTGGATGTCTTTATTAAGTTCAGTTTTTTCAACAAGACTAGCTGCACGTTTAATCGAATGACCTTCTTCGACCAAGTACTTGGTATTGAGTAAGGTTTTTATATCATTTTCACTATAACATCGATATCCATTGTCTAACCTTATAGGTTTGACAAGTTGATAACGTTCTTCCCACTTCCGGATCAACTGTTTGGAGAGTCCAGTTAGTTGTGAGGCTTGTTTTATTGAGTAAGAATGTTGATCCAAGTGCTTCCCGTCCCTTCTGTTAAAGAAAATATCGATACGTTATACATATCATCTCAAATATATTATAGCAAATAATAGAAAATATAGAAACCCTAAACATTATACAAACGTTTGACAAAATAAAGAAAATTTGATATAAACTTATTAAGAATATAAAAAAAATTAAAAGTAAAATCATTCAATTTTATTTAGCAGTAACGAGTTTCTAAGAAGCGCATGGAAGAAGAATTGCTAGAATGGGAGACATGTTATGAAAAACCAACAAGGTAAACGACGAATTGCAGTCATAGGAGCAGGGGTAGCTGGTATCGTTGCGTCCTATATTTTACAACGTAAATATGATGTGTCGCTGTTTGAAAAAAATCATTATCTGGGAGGGCATACGAACACTGTCGTTATCGAAGCTGGGCCTGACAAAGGCTTGCCAGTCGATACAGGTTTTATCGTACTTAATGACAAAACATATCCATTGTTCAACCAGTTTTTGAATCAGCTGAATGTTAAAACGAGGACCAGCGATATGTCTTTCAGCTATTATGATCAGCGAGATCAATTTCAATTTGCTGGCACAAATTTGAATGGTCTTTTTGCTCAAAGAAAACATTTTTTTAGTCCATCATTCTATCAATTACTCGCAGGAATTATAAAATTTAGCAAACACGCATTGAATGATTTGGAGAATAATAGATTTAATGGGGAGACCTTAGGTCAGTACATCGAACGAATAAAAATACCAGATATAAGCACACAGCGATACTTGATACCGATGGGCGGAGCGATATGGTCAGCCTCGGAAAAAGACATATTGGATTATCCAGCAGAAAGTTTTGTCCGTTTTTTTAAGAATCATGGCTTGTTGTCACTTAAGGATATACCGGAATGGAAGACGGTTGTAGGTGGAAGTCACTCCTACGTCAAAGCCTTTGAAGAACAATTCAGCGGACAAATTCATTTAAATGCTGAAATTGATTTTGTTCGGAGAGAGGATGAACAGATTATCCTACGTATGTCTGATGGAACTGAACAGTGTTACGATGACGTTGTTTTGGCAACGCATGCCGATGAAAGTTTGCGCTTGCTTTTTGATCCTACAGATGAAGAAAAAAAGCGCCTAGGAGCTTGGAGCTATTCAAAAAACCATACTATTCTGCATACAGATACCTCTGTATTGCCAAAATTGAAGCGAGCGTGGGCGTCATGGAATTACATTCGTCACGATGATCAAGGGCAGTCTGGTTCTGTAACGTACCATATGAATCGGTTGCAGGGGCTAAATACGAAACAAGACTATTGTGTCACTTTAAATGGTAGTCAACTGATTTCCCCAGACAAAATAATTAAGGAAATGATTTATACGCACCCTATTTTTACAAATGAGTCATTGAATTCACAGGCGGGTTTACCACACTTAAATGGTAAAAATAATACGTATTTTTGCGGAAGTTATTTTGGTTACGGTTTTCATGAAGATGCAGTGAAATCTGCTGTCGATGTAGCGAGGAAAATGGGTTTGAGTCTATGAAAACAAAACTTTACGCTGGAGAAATGATGCATAAACGGATACAGCCTGTTGAACACAAATTTAACTATCCTATTTATTTTATGTCGATAGATCTAGATGAATTAGCTCAACAACAAGCATTTTTCAGCTACAACAAATTTAATATCCTATCTATTTACGATCGAGATTATTTACGGGGTCAAGGGACAATCAAGGAAAAACTGCAACACAGCTTACGAGTGGCTAATAAACCATACGTTGAAACAATATCAAAGGTTGAATTACTTACCATGCCCCGTTATTTAAATTATGTCTTTAATCCCGTTAGCTTTTTCTATTGCTATGACACTAACAAACAACTAGTTTGTGTAGTGGTTGAAGTGAGCAATACTTTCGGGGAAAAACATCTTTATTTCTTGGATAATGACAATCAGCGCTTACAAGCTACTCAACCGCAGCTGAAGAATAAGGAAATTTACGATTTACCAATTATGCAATTTCAAGAAAATAAAAATTTTCATGTTTCCCCCTTTAATAATCTCGACGGAGTATACCACTTTAAGCTCACCCAGTTAACTAATAAGGTGAGCATTGATATCGATTTGCATCAGCAAGATAAACTCAAATTGGCAACACGTTTACAAGTAAATGCGGTTCCGTTAACAAAATTGACTTTACTAGCTCATCTACTAAAGTTTCCTTTTACAGCATCTATTGCTATGCCGCGTATTTTGTTTCAGGCGGCTCAACTATTATACCGAAAAGGAGTGAAGGTACAAATGAAACCAAGATTATCTAGCCCAATGACTTTTTCTACCGTAAAGCCTTCTGTACTTGTGTCTTTACGTATGCGTTTGGTTTTTAAATATCTGAGTAACTTGAAAATAGGTGCGATTGTAGTATCGTTACCTGACTGGAGCGAAGAAGTATTTGGCGATGTTGACGCCAAATTTAAAGTAAAAATTGAAATTCATGATTACAACTTTTTTTCTAATGTGATGAAAAATGGCGATATTGGCCTTGGAGAATCTTACATGAAAGGCCATTGGTCTTGTTCTGATTTGACGAGTTTATTTCGTTTGTTTCTAGTCAATCGGGACCATTTAAATCACACCTCGGTTGGAAGGAATTGGATCAATAATAAACTGATTCGTATTAAACATACGCTTCGCCGCAACAGCTTATCTGGAAGCAGTAAAAATATTCGTGCACATTATGATTTAAACAATCAATTTTTTGAAGCGTTTTTGGATGATAGTATGACGTATTCTTCAGGTATCTATGATCACCCAAATCAAACACTAGAACAGGCTCAAGTAAACAAATTGCAAGCGATCATTCAAAAGGCACAAATCGGTCCCGAAGATCACGTTTTGGAAATAGGTTCAGGTTGGGGCAGCTTTGCTTTGGAAGCTGTGAAAACAACTGGCTGTCGAGTGACCTCTGTAACATTGTCTGAAGAGCAATTGAAATATGCAAGAGAAAAAGTTGAAAAGGAAGGCTTGTCAGATCGTATTGATTTTCAACTGTGTGATTATCGAAACATAACGGGGTCCTTTGATAAAATTGTTTCGATTGAAATGTTTGAAGCGGTTGGACATGAATATTATGGTGAGTTTTTTAAGATTTGTGACCGGCTTTTGAAACCAAATGGACTTTTTGTTATGCAGGTGATAACGATCGCAGACCAGTATTACGAGAATTATCGCCGTTCAACGGATTGGATACAAGCTTATATATTTCCAGGTGGAATAGTACCATCGTTGACGGCGATGACAAAAGCGATGACCAAAGATTCGGCGTTGGTCGTTGACGGCGTAGATAATATCGGGATGGATTATGCGCGAACGTTACAAGCTTGGAAAGCTCGTTTTTTTGAACAAACAGCTGAAATCAAAGCATTAGGTTTTGATGACGATTTTTTCCGGATGTGGGAATATTACTTGTGTTATTGCGAAGCAGGCTTTTTAACTCGCCAACTTGGTGTCTATCAGATGGTCATGTCAAGGCCAAATGAAACAATAGCTAATATAGAACAAAAAGCAAATTGAAGATTTTATTACTCAAATAAGTGAATTTCATAATATTCATAAATTAGCTACACTTAGTGGCGGAGAATTTGGATGATGAAATTCACTGAAAAACTTTAATTGGAAAAGGGGATTTATGCGATGATGCATTTTATTAAAGTTTACGCTATTGCGATTGTGATATTCTTTTTGATAGATATGCTTTGGTTAGGTGTAATTGCCAAGGATTTTTATCGGGAGCAACTAGGGACGATGATGAAAACAGAGTTTAATTGGATCGCGGCATTTTCATTTTATTTTCTTTTTATTGCTGCACTCGTATTTTTTGTAATCAATCCAGCGTTAGCAAATGAAAGCTGGAGATATGCCTTGTTTGCAGGTGCTTTTTTTGGGCTAGTTACTTATGCAACCTATGATTTAACAAATTTAGCAACACTGAATAATTGGCCATTGAAGATGACGATAGTAGATTTGATTTGGGGAACGGTGTTAGGAGGCTCAACATCGACAATCACTTACCTAATCGCTAAAAAGTTTTTTTTTTAAGACTTGATTTTCTGGCGATACAGAAGAAGACCACAAGGGGAAAAGGTGCCTGTCCCCTTGTGGTCATTTTTTGGGCAAAAAAAAATTTTTCGAAACTAATGCTTGAAAACGCATACAATTGATGGTATTCTAAATTTACAAGAACATCCGAAACGTTTTGGAGGAATGGTTGATGAGTACAATAAAGGATATTGCAAAAATAGCTGGAGTGTCAGTTACAACCGTTTCTCGAGCATTAAATGGTTATTCTGATGTTAATGAAAATACAAGAAAAAAAATAAAACAGATTGCAGTTGACTTGAATTACAGTCCAAATGTATTAGCTAGGAGCTTAGTCACAAATAAAACAAAGACAATTGGGCTACTAGTTTCTGGGATGAAGATGGAAAGCATTAAAGATAATTTCACTTATGAAATTCTTTGTGGAATAAATGATACGACGGCAAATTTAGACTACGATTTAATCTTTTTTAGCACAAGTACATCAAACCAAAAAGTGAAATCGTATGCTCAACTTTGCAGGGAACGTAAAGTCGATGGGGTTATTATTCAAGGAATAAAAACAGATGACCCGTATCTTCAAGAAGTAATTGACAGTGAAATTCCATGTGTCTTAGTGGATATACCAATAGAAGGTTCAAGTGTTGGTTATGTAACAACCGACAATGTATTAGGGGCAAAAAATATAACAAATTATCTTTTGAAATTAGGACATCGCCATATTGGGATGGTAAACGGACATAATCGGGCATTTGTAAGTCAGCAGCGTCTAGAAGGTTATCGAATAGCTTTAACTGAAGCTAACCTGACTTTTAATTGGTCATATGTTGTCAATGGTGCTTTTGATGAGGACGAAGCTTATAAAAGTGCAAGAAAGCTTTTGATCGATTTGCCTGAGTTAACAGCAATCATTTGTGCAAGTGATTTAATGGCACTAGGAGTATTAAAAGCTGCAAAAGAATTAGGTGTGTCTGTTCCTGAGGAACTTTCTGTAACAGGATATGATGATATTACCTTGGCATCTTATGTAACGCCAAAACTAACGACTGTTGCTCAAAATAAGTATTTAATGGGACAAAAGGCTACCGAATTGGTAGTGGCAATGCTCCAAGGAGATACAGGTGAGCGAAAGATTATTCTTGATACAGAGTTAAAAGTAAGAGAGTCAACAGCTAAGGTAAGAGGAGAATAGAGTGTATACTCTTTAGTCCTTTATAAAAAATCCGAAACGTTTCGGATAAACTGGTTTTGGCAATTTCTACAGTTATTTTTATCAAAATGCCTGAACGTTTCAGGAAGAAAGTAATTAAATTAAGGAGTGTTTATATTGTTAAATTATCATTCAGGTTCGAGTGAAACAAAAGGATGGATCGTAAGTGAAACAGAATTTAAACCTGAAGTTCAAGGTAAATGTGAGGCGATTATGTCGCTTGGAAATGGATATCTTGGCCTTCGTTCATCAACAGAGGAACCTTATCTAGGTCAAGTAAGAAATTTATTTGTTGCTGGAACTTTCAACAAATTTGATGAGCAAGAAGTAACAGAACTACCTAATGCTGCTGATATTGTTGAATTAAATATAACATTGAATGAAGAAAAATTTTCATTGGAAAAAGGCAAACTATTAGAATACCGGCGTGATCTTAATTTGCGAACGGGTGAATTAGAGCGTGAAATCGTCTGGGAAAGTCCTAAAGGTCAAAGTTATCGCCTTCTTTTCAAACGCTTTGTTTCGTTAAATAACCTTCGGCTTATTTGTTTAAAGCTTGAAGTTACTCCACTTTCAGAAGAGGTCGAAATTAATATTGCTTCTGGGATAAATGCTCAAGTGACAAACTCTGGTGTTCAACATTTTCATGAAGGTGAGAAAAGAATTTTTGATAATCAATACATTCAGCTTTTGCAGCAAACAACAGAGTCGAAAATTGATTTTGTACTTAATTCAGTACACGTTTGGAAAATCAAGGGCTCAAAGCTAGAGATTGATCCCAAATTGGTTATGGACCGACGTAAAGTATTTGTAGAAGGAAACGTAACTGTTGCTAAAGGCGAAACGGTTTCGTTCGAAAAAATAAGTAATATTTATACAAGTAGAGATAAAGAGTATGACAACGATAACTATACACTAGAAGTTATGCGTAAAAATGCTCTTTGTAACTTAAAAGAAGAAACTGTTAAAGGATATGATGAGCTATTTTTTGAGAGTGTTACAGAGTGGGAGCAACGTTGGGCGCAGATGGAAATTAAAGTGGAGAGTGAAAATGAATTTGACCAACTTGCCATTCGTTTTGCCCACTATCACTTGATCACTATGGCTCCAGGACACGATAATCGCTTTGGAATTGCGGCTAAAGGTTTATCGGGTGAAGGATATAAAGGACATTCGTTCTGGGATACAGAGATTTTTATTCTCCCATTCTTTACTTATACGTACCCAGAAACTGCTAGAAGATTACTAGAATATCGTTTCAATACCATTAATGGTGCACGTAAAAAGGCAAAAGATAATCACTATGAAGGTGCGATGTATTCTTGGGAATCTGCCTTTTCTGGAGAAGAAGTAACGCCAGTTTGGGGTGGTGTCGACATTGTTTCAGGAAAAGCAACGAAGATTTGGTCTGGTTTTATTGAGCAACACATTACTTCTGATATCGCCTTTGCGGTTTGGCAATATTACAAGATTACTGGCGATCAAAATTTCATGGATCAGTTTGGTTATGAAATACTGTTTGAGACGGCAACGTTTTGGACTAGTCGCTTAGAGTGGAATGACGAACAGAACCGCTATCATATAAATGAGGTCATTGGTCCCGATGAATACAAAGAGCATATTGATAACAATGCGTTCACAAACTACATGGCTCATCAAAATATCGAGTTAGCCATCACCTATTACCAGCAGCTTCAAGAAGAAAATAGAGAACTGTTTAATGAGCTTAATCACAAGCTTCGATTAGAACAGTCGTTTCAAAAGTGGCAAAGTAAAATCGGGAAAATATATTTACCACAACCTAGAGAGAAAGATTTAGTTGTGCCACAAGATGATACTTATCTTCAAAAAGAAATTATTGATTTAACAAAATATAAAAATCAAATTCATGTAGGATCTATGTTTGAAGATTATAACTTAGAACAAGTTAATAATATTCAAGTTTCAAAGCAAGCAGATATTATGATCTTGTTCTATTTACTAGAAAATAAGTTTTCTAATCAGATAAAGCGCGCGAATTGGAATTACTATGAACCGAAGACATTACATGATTCTTCGTTAAGTCTAGCGAGTCATTGTATCCTTGCTTCTGATATGGATGACAGAGACTTAGCGTACTCATTATTTGAAAGAGCAGCAAAAATTGATTTAGGGCCAAATATGAAAACGTCCGACCATGGCATACACACGGCGTCTATCGGCGGGATTTGGCAGGCTGTTGTTTGTGGCTTTGGTGGCGTAAGGATGTTAGGCGGTGAGCTGCGTATTAATGCAAAGCTACCTGAGAAATGGAGCCATTTAGTTTTTCCGATTTATTGGCAAGACGATCGTCTCGAGGTAGATGTTACTCGTGAAGGAATAGTAATCCGAAACGTTACGAAGAAAAATACAGAAATTCAATTATCTATTCATGGTAAAGAGTATATATTGTCAGATATGTTACAAGTAAAGTTTTAAACGTAAAAACTCACCTATTTTTCGAAGGTACTCAAGAATAAAATCTGGAGCATAGTTTAGGTATCTTCGAATTTATGAAAGGACTGAAAGAAATGAAAGAACTGAAGGCTGTGATTTTTGACTTAGATGGAGTAATAACGGATACAGCCCAGCAGCACTATCTCGCTTGGAAGCAGCTGGCCGATGAGCTTGGAATACCTTTTGATAAAAACTTCAATGAAAAATTAAAAGGTGTAAGTCGAATGGAATCGTTACAACTGATTTTAGAGAATGGAAATCTTCAAGACAGTTACACAAAAGAGGAAAAATTGGTGTTTGCAATTAAAAAAAACGATCATTACAAACAACTGATTGAAGAAATAACCCCAACCGATATTCTGCCTGGGATGAAAGAGCTTCTCCAACAATTACGAGATCATCACATAAAGATTGGCTTGGCTTCAGCAAGTAAGAATGCTCTTACTGTTTTAAATAGATTAAAATTGACAGAGTTTTTCGACACAATTATCGATGCTAGCATGGTCGTTAACGGGAAACCAGATCCGGAAATTTTCCTAAAAGCAGCCAGCGCCTTAAGAGTTGAGGTAGATCAATGTGTAGGAATTGAAGACGCAGAAGCAGGAGTACAATCAATTAAATCTGCAGGGATTTTTGCGGTTGGTGTAGGTAGCCCTGAAGCGATGGCCAAAGCCGATATCATCGTCCAAGATACGAAAGAAATAACCCTGGATTTTATTAAAGAACGTTTTCAATAGAGTGAATTTGATAATGATAATATTTTAGCCGCATCTAGCTACAGCTAGTGGTGCTAAATCAGTATTGTGAAACTAATTAAATAACATCAAAAACAACTTTTTTACTGCAATCTATTACTTACGTTTTGAGGAGGAATTAAACATTCCTCTTTAAATAAAAAAAGGAAAATGGAAGGGGTAAATTAAAATGTCTATGAAAAAATGGTTTAGGTCAATTGGTGTTGCGTCATTACTGGTTGGTATGCTCGCTGCTTGTGGAGGAAACGATACTAGCACTTCAAATGAGACATCTAAAGATAACGGTAACGGTGATAACAGCAATGAAGAAGTGGTGGAAATTATCTTAAGTGGTTGGGGAGGTAATCCAGAAGAAACAACTCTATTAGCTGAAACACTTGAAGCTTTCGAGGATAAATATCCAAATATTAAAGTAAAACATGATATTATTTCTGATCAATACATGGATGTCTTGCAAACGCGATTAATTGGTGGCGAGGCAGCTGACGTCTTTTATCTAGATGCATTTGAAGCGCCGGCATTAATCGAATCAGGTGTACTTGAACCATTGGATCAATATGTGACGGCTGATTTTGATATTGATGATTTTGAAAAACCAATGTTAGAAGCTTTCCAAGAAGATGGAGTTACTTATGGTTTTCCGAAAGACTATTCTACTATAGCGCTTTTTTATAACAAAACGATGCTAGCAGAAGCTAATGTAGAAGTGCCGACAACTTGGGAAGAATTTCGTCAAGCGGCGATTGAATTAACACAAGGTACAGAAGTGTATGGATTTGGTGCAGCGCCTGAATTAGCTCGTGCCTATTATATTGGAGAATCAAAAGGTGGAAAAATTGTCACTGATAATCAAGCATCTTTTGGTGATGACAGAGTAATCGAAGCTTTACAACCTATTGTTGATATGAGAAATGTCGATAAATCAGCCGCTCAACCGAGTGAAGTTGGTTCAGGTTGGGGTGGCGAAATGTTCGGTCAAGGAAAAGCTGCCATGGTTATTGAAGGGAATTGGGCAATTCCATTTATCGAAAACAACTTCTCGGAAATTGATTTCGGTACAGCGGAAGTTCCAACAATCGACGGTCAAAAAGGAACAATGGCTTACACAGTTGCTTATGTCATGAACAAAGAATCAGACAAGAAAGAAGCTGCTTGGAAATTAATTGAATTTTTAACAGGTAAAGAAGGAATGGAGATCTGGACTAGTAAAGGTTTTGCCTTGCCGACACGGATATCCGTAGCAGAAACACTTGGTTGGGATTTAGATGAAAAGCGTGCTGCGATCGTAGCGGGAGCTCCATATGCTACAGTTTGGCAACAAGGAACAAACTTGCCAATTATTAATCAAAACTTTAACAACCAATTTTTAAGTGCTTTCATTGGACAACGTCCTTTAGACGAATCATTGAAAGAAGCAGAAGAAATTGCCAATCGTGAAATTAACAGATAATAAAGTTAGTTAATGAATGATTTTCATAATGCAAATTCTACGACACTAGGTGAAGCTTAATGTGGCTAGTTTATTGATATTATGAAATTTACTCTAATAGTAAATTGATAGAAAAGTATGCTCTCAAAGGTGATTAAAACCTTTGGGAGACCCATACTGTATGCTTCTTTGTTGTGATGGAAACTAAGCCATTTCTTTCTTCATTAGAAAGAATTATATAGTTTTATAGTCCTAAGAAGGGGAGCGGCCACTTTGCAATCTATTTTTGAAAAATTCAAAATCAATAAAAGAAGGTTAAGAGATTCTGGACAGGCGTATTTTTTCCTAGCGCCGATGTTGTTTACATTAGGGTTATTTATGTTAGCACCAATTTTTTATGCTTTATTTCTTTCGTTTCATAAAGTTCAGTTACTTGGAGGGACGAGTTACGACTTTGTCGGAATTCAAAACTTTTTAAGTGTGTTTGATGACCATCGCGCACTTATTGCTCTACGAAATACATTAAAGTACGTCATCATTGTTGTTCCATTGCAAACAATACTAGCGCTCGTTTTAGCGGCGACATTAAATGCGGGTCTCAAGGGACAAGGTTTTTTCCGAATTGTTTATTTTCTACCAACGTTAACATCCTCTGCAGTATTAACTCTTATTTTTATGTGGATGTATAACCAAAATGGACTTGTTAATCATGTGTTAAGCTTTTTTAACCTACCAACTTACAATTGGATTGGTGATCCGCAGGTTGCGTTAACAGCGATCATGATCATGAATATTTGGTCAACAGCACCGTTTTTTATGACAATTTATTTAGCTGCGTTGCAAGGTGTGCCAGAATCTTTATATGAAGCAGCAGATCTTGATGGTGCAAATATATTCCAGAAATTTTTGTATATTACTGTACCAAGTTTAAGACCAGTGACATCTTTTGTTGTGATTATAGGAATTATTGGTACGTTCCAATTATTTGATCAATCTTATATTTTCTCTGGTGGATCAGGTGGTCCAGATAATTCCACTCTAACTGTTGTACTCTTAATTTATCAATATGCCTTTAGAACAATGGGGACAATGGGGTACGCTGCGGCATTAGCATTTTCTTTAGCTGTATTTATCCTGTCAGCAACGCTTATTCAACGTAAGCTTTCTAAAGAAGAGTCGATCTATTAAGAGGGAGGGGAAATATCATGGAAACAAAGATGAAAAAAATTGGAAGACTAATTTTATATATCATTTTAAGTACTTATGCGGTCATTACTGTAATTCCTTTTTTATGGGCGTTATCGTCATCATTTAAGTCGCTTGAGGAAATCCTTTCAGGTACGCTAAATTTTATTCCGAGAGATTTCACGTTAGATAATTATCGAGAAATTTTTATTAGACAACCACTGTTTGGGAGATGGTTATTCAACTCATTATTCATTGCCATTGTGGGAACAGCTTTAAATGTTCTCTTCAATTCAATGGCAGGCTATGCACTAGCCCGTCTAACCTTTCCAGGTAAAAAATCCATATTTATTCTTGTATTAGTAGTGTTAATGATTCCGGCTCAAGTTACGTTAATTCCAAACTATTTAATCTTAAAAGAGTTTGGTTGGTTAAATACTTATCAAGGGATGATTATACCAGGAATGGTTAATGCGACGTTCATCTTTATGATGCGCCAATTCTTCATCAACTTCCCTAAGGAGTTGGAAGAATCAGCTGAACTTGATGGACTCAGTCGAATTGGAACTTTCTTTAGAATTGTCTTACCACTGGCAAAGCCAGCGATTGCTGCCCAAATCATTTTCGTGTTTATGGGATTTTGGAACAATTTTATGCAGCCTCTGATCATCTTGTCAGATCCGAATATGTTCACGTTACCGTTAGGATTGAATAGTTTTAAAGGTCAATATATTTCCTTTTGGAATTATATCATGGCCGCATCGATGGTATTTACATTGCCAGTATTGTTAATTTATGCATTTTTTAATCGATATTTTATTAAAGGAATTACATTTACTGGTAGTAAGTAATAAATAACTTCTTTTCGGAAGATGATTTCTGTAAAGCGATCGCATGTTTTTTAGTTGCATGTTAAAGCTATGGGAAATCATCTTTTTTTAAGAGATGAAGTCATCATTTAATAAATTAGATATGGTGGAGGCTTAGGGATGTTAACTTTTGATCAAGAAATACAGTTTTCAAACAAGCGTAACGATATTCTAACTATAGGGGAATTACTTATAGACATGATATCGGCAGATTATGATGAAAATTTTGAATGTAATACGTATCATAAGTTTTTCGGAGGTTCACCTTCTAATATTGCGATGAACGTCAAAAAATTAGGTAGTAATTCTCAAGTGGCTGCAGCTGTCGGCAATGATGGATTTGGGAAGTTTTTAATTAATCAATTAACCAACGCTAGCATTGATACGAACTGTATTCAGCAGTTTGATTACGCCACAAGTATGGTAGTAGTAACAAAAAGTAAAAATAGTCCGGTACCAATTTTTTATCGTCAGGCAGACTATCAATTAGCCTACACAAGGGAAATAGAAGAGGCTTTAATGAATTCTAAAATTGTTCACTTTTCTTGCTGGCCTATTTCGAAAATGCCTGCACGAGATACGATTGAAAAAGTTATTAAAGTCGCTAGA harbors:
- the pgmB gene encoding beta-phosphoglucomutase gives rise to the protein MKGLKEMKELKAVIFDLDGVITDTAQQHYLAWKQLADELGIPFDKNFNEKLKGVSRMESLQLILENGNLQDSYTKEEKLVFAIKKNDHYKQLIEEITPTDILPGMKELLQQLRDHHIKIGLASASKNALTVLNRLKLTEFFDTIIDASMVVNGKPDPEIFLKAASALRVEVDQCVGIEDAEAGVQSIKSAGIFAVGVGSPEAMAKADIIVQDTKEITLDFIKERFQ
- a CDS encoding ABC transporter substrate-binding protein; translated protein: MSMKKWFRSIGVASLLVGMLAACGGNDTSTSNETSKDNGNGDNSNEEVVEIILSGWGGNPEETTLLAETLEAFEDKYPNIKVKHDIISDQYMDVLQTRLIGGEAADVFYLDAFEAPALIESGVLEPLDQYVTADFDIDDFEKPMLEAFQEDGVTYGFPKDYSTIALFYNKTMLAEANVEVPTTWEEFRQAAIELTQGTEVYGFGAAPELARAYYIGESKGGKIVTDNQASFGDDRVIEALQPIVDMRNVDKSAAQPSEVGSGWGGEMFGQGKAAMVIEGNWAIPFIENNFSEIDFGTAEVPTIDGQKGTMAYTVAYVMNKESDKKEAAWKLIEFLTGKEGMEIWTSKGFALPTRISVAETLGWDLDEKRAAIVAGAPYATVWQQGTNLPIINQNFNNQFLSAFIGQRPLDESLKEAEEIANREINR
- a CDS encoding sugar ABC transporter permease yields the protein MLFTLGLFMLAPIFYALFLSFHKVQLLGGTSYDFVGIQNFLSVFDDHRALIALRNTLKYVIIVVPLQTILALVLAATLNAGLKGQGFFRIVYFLPTLTSSAVLTLIFMWMYNQNGLVNHVLSFFNLPTYNWIGDPQVALTAIMIMNIWSTAPFFMTIYLAALQGVPESLYEAADLDGANIFQKFLYITVPSLRPVTSFVVIIGIIGTFQLFDQSYIFSGGSGGPDNSTLTVVLLIYQYAFRTMGTMGYAAALAFSLAVFILSATLIQRKLSKEESIY
- a CDS encoding carbohydrate ABC transporter permease produces the protein MKKIGRLILYIILSTYAVITVIPFLWALSSSFKSLEEILSGTLNFIPRDFTLDNYREIFIRQPLFGRWLFNSLFIAIVGTALNVLFNSMAGYALARLTFPGKKSIFILVLVVLMIPAQVTLIPNYLILKEFGWLNTYQGMIIPGMVNATFIFMMRQFFINFPKELEESAELDGLSRIGTFFRIVLPLAKPAIAAQIIFVFMGFWNNFMQPLIILSDPNMFTLPLGLNSFKGQYISFWNYIMAASMVFTLPVLLIYAFFNRYFIKGITFTGSK
- a CDS encoding PfkB family carbohydrate kinase — translated: MLTFDQEIQFSNKRNDILTIGELLIDMISADYDENFECNTYHKFFGGSPSNIAMNVKKLGSNSQVAAAVGNDGFGKFLINQLTNASIDTNCIQQFDYATSMVVVTKSKNSPVPIFYRQADYQLAYTREIEEALMNSKIVHFSCWPISKMPARDTIEKVIKVAREKNLLIGFDPNDARIKIGQPK